In Hydrogenovibrio thermophilus, the following are encoded in one genomic region:
- a CDS encoding ion transporter, whose amino-acid sequence MTWTAFQSKFQHIRDNKVFELFVISVIILSSLLIGVRTYNLPETAITFLWVMDYGVTVFFLIEILIRMAAEDRLKDFFKKGWNIFDFTIVVVSLIPLDDSEYALIARMLRLFRVMRLISFIPELRVLVSALITALPRMGYVALLMFIIFYLYAVIGNLMFADINPKLWGDLGISLLTLFRVATFEDWTDVMYETMAVYSLSWIYYLTFIFFSAFVFLNMMIGIVVEVLDEEHKKMLAEEEEVVHQQEQAYQDKLEGEIAALHEKLDRLLAERSEVRS is encoded by the coding sequence TCGCGACAACAAAGTGTTCGAGTTGTTTGTCATTTCCGTGATTATCCTCTCGTCGCTGTTGATTGGCGTGCGCACTTACAATCTGCCGGAGACGGCGATTACATTCCTGTGGGTCATGGATTATGGCGTGACGGTGTTTTTCTTGATTGAAATCCTGATTCGGATGGCGGCGGAAGACCGTTTGAAGGATTTCTTCAAGAAGGGCTGGAATATCTTTGATTTCACCATTGTAGTGGTGAGTTTGATTCCGTTGGACGATTCCGAGTATGCCTTGATTGCGCGGATGCTGCGTTTGTTCCGGGTCATGCGTTTGATTTCATTCATTCCGGAACTACGGGTGCTGGTCAGCGCTTTGATTACCGCCTTGCCGCGCATGGGCTATGTGGCGTTGTTGATGTTCATTATTTTCTATTTGTATGCCGTTATCGGTAATCTGATGTTTGCCGACATCAATCCGAAACTGTGGGGCGACTTGGGGATTTCCCTGTTGACCCTGTTCCGGGTCGCCACCTTTGAGGACTGGACGGATGTGATGTACGAAACCATGGCGGTGTACAGTTTAAGTTGGATTTATTATCTGACGTTCATTTTCTTCTCGGCATTCGTTTTCCTGAACATGATGATCGGGATCGTCGTAGAAGTGCTGGACGAAGAGCATAAAAAAATGCTGGCCGAGGAAGAGGAAGTCGTGCATCAACAGGAGCAGGCGTATCAGGATAAGCTGGAAGGCGAAATCGCAGCCTTACACGAAAAATTGGATCGGTTGCTGGCAGAGCGCAGTGAGGTTCGCTCTTAA
- a CDS encoding TsoY family (seleno)protein: MKPFPFQILHILAPLGAAGMTASFFFVVNYMTAHPGNAFIDFNTLLAHHFGKTDALNLLIQTYIGGIVLSAFLHFFLLFRWFRGFNRFRQSAEYTALKASNKEVQLMAIPLTLTMTMNVLFILGALFIPGLFDPVTWMGMQAQLIDFLFVGAGVYFIAMLVLALKIFSVYWLRLVHGNLDFSENANLSQLIAIFSFAMIAVGLGALGFSKVPWIALVGMSLSYIVLGMTAILAGIKLVLGFKSMFKQGISAATSVTLLLPVVIIGMFVVGLYRADIANMHALQLERNVNYHLLVFTVGAGISVLVGLFGLMVMKRSGFFKQMAENRSDASSFAMVCPGFGFEVQLVLWLNIGLVYSGLVEFGSSGYFALWVPLILVQLTTIYFLLRLLRMHRFLKFEQASTAKPSGFMVMR; the protein is encoded by the coding sequence ATGAAACCGTTTCCGTTCCAGATATTACACATCCTCGCGCCGCTGGGTGCGGCCGGGATGACCGCCTCGTTCTTTTTTGTCGTCAATTACATGACCGCCCATCCGGGCAATGCGTTTATCGATTTCAATACGTTACTCGCCCATCATTTCGGTAAAACCGATGCATTGAATCTGTTGATTCAAACCTACATCGGCGGCATTGTTTTGTCCGCTTTCTTGCATTTCTTTTTACTGTTCCGGTGGTTCAGGGGATTCAATCGTTTTCGACAGAGTGCCGAATACACCGCCCTAAAAGCGTCCAATAAGGAAGTGCAGTTAATGGCGATTCCCTTGACGCTTACCATGACCATGAATGTATTGTTTATTCTCGGTGCCTTGTTTATTCCGGGCTTATTTGATCCAGTGACTTGGATGGGGATGCAAGCACAGCTGATTGATTTTTTGTTTGTTGGTGCCGGGGTGTATTTCATTGCCATGTTGGTCTTGGCGTTGAAAATCTTTTCGGTGTATTGGTTGCGCTTGGTGCATGGCAATTTGGATTTCAGTGAAAACGCCAACCTGTCGCAATTGATTGCCATTTTTTCGTTTGCGATGATTGCGGTGGGGTTGGGCGCCTTAGGGTTTTCCAAAGTGCCGTGGATTGCCTTGGTCGGCATGAGTTTGTCGTACATTGTGCTGGGGATGACGGCGATTCTGGCCGGTATCAAATTGGTGTTGGGCTTTAAATCCATGTTCAAGCAAGGCATTTCGGCCGCAACCTCAGTGACATTGTTGCTGCCGGTGGTGATTATCGGCATGTTCGTGGTGGGCTTATACCGTGCGGACATTGCCAATATGCATGCCTTGCAGTTGGAGCGTAATGTCAATTACCATTTGCTGGTGTTCACGGTCGGGGCGGGCATTTCGGTGTTGGTCGGTTTGTTCGGACTGATGGTGATGAAACGCAGCGGCTTTTTCAAGCAGATGGCTGAAAATCGTTCGGATGCGTCATCCTTTGCCATGGTGTGTCCGGGGTTTGGTTTTGAAGTGCAGTTGGTGCTGTGGTTGAATATCGGTTTGGTGTATTCAGGCCTGGTGGAATTCGGCAGTTCCGGTTATTTTGCCTTGTGGGTGCCGCTGATTCTGGTGCAATTAACCACCATTTATTTTCTGTTGCGCTTGCTGCGTATGCACCGCTTTCTCAAGTTTGAACAGGCCTCAACCGCCAAGCCTTCTGGCTTTATGGTAATGCGCTGA
- a CDS encoding DsrE family protein yields MRLNTQLNRLIPFALLMCLALGAQASADGSAGNDGKLKPVPELQDPPSDRFPGDPAEHHAVYMWNKADPAYQHSILNSIQAMIKRYGDNVDIAVVAIGPGIHVLAKKPQREVEPLTYERVASFAKDYNVRWIACGNTMNTLHWTDKDMRPFAEYSEVGAAALMELQEEGYKLLVW; encoded by the coding sequence ATGCGATTAAACACGCAACTCAACCGACTCATCCCTTTTGCCTTGCTGATGTGCTTGGCGTTGGGCGCGCAGGCCTCCGCAGACGGTTCCGCCGGAAACGACGGTAAACTGAAGCCGGTGCCGGAACTGCAGGACCCGCCGTCTGACCGTTTTCCGGGCGACCCGGCCGAACACCATGCCGTTTATATGTGGAACAAAGCCGACCCGGCCTACCAACACAGCATTTTGAATTCCATCCAGGCGATGATTAAACGCTACGGCGATAATGTGGACATCGCGGTGGTCGCGATTGGCCCAGGCATCCATGTGTTGGCGAAAAAACCGCAACGCGAAGTGGAACCACTGACCTACGAGCGTGTAGCCAGCTTCGCCAAAGACTACAATGTGCGTTGGATTGCCTGTGGGAACACCATGAACACGCTGCATTGGACCGACAAGGACATGCGCCCGTTTGCGGAATATTCCGAAGTGGGGGCCGCGGCCTTGATGGAACTGCAGGAAGAAGGCTATAAACTGCTGGTCTGGTAA